One Rhizoctonia solani chromosome 2, complete sequence DNA segment encodes these proteins:
- a CDS encoding DEAD (Asp-Glu-Ala-Asp) box polypeptide 58: protein MSSRYSSPNYTEDEATFETDKREQIDKNLPEIKLVTLREWLAIWLRLDRESTPELRDAFGLCSHFYDPESRRLRRAQITFNDCRPLNNQTVHQLADVDSMIGVVPRIMPLIPVPTLKTVKYYMMRSKSYTLTSDLHIGPVKVLMDDRTLDMHIHKVPNIRFLDLGDNGMFRLHFPLLGSTGNNMYLGDSQMAQLYDLAFHPAALQTLPEDLVREWPGTYEDEKFRSQSHKSKRKEYQNQQGESQDMRGGVAQQTGRDIHVEYIQDWLDCARAMIQETEKLRWARYFFLSYKLRGVKNRECSVHPPPEVPPVTVLNEPTGDDEDVEIEVDQESPRVKAVEGILSHFNTTLFEPGMWFIDIATRITISPNPDDPSECTFADADMHSLLFQHYTGLAFESCEELVSGQGNHYQKDEVAHLNALAGGRLTIPRRLAGDTGITYAQIYTTDKSNTYNIALAQNAQRTSAIRMLESWDQELSTHINGLMSSFENSACNHGVALRIETRVEYESYPTCHLRIPDELLRRCVYVLDRDVFWHWKRCRLASMKSVMCQWMDARRTFTLNRLAVAGTLLIIMEYMMNALVNRPASGGTWDQVHDAACVKEMRGNELVPTRKLGALFLPKIHFEKNKQPRVSRQRVLDQATILYLLGPQGQLLSSIMAFNKIVGVNLRKRPRDEDPRPWESGAQNSSAAPISNKQRLVTIRSTHDTANPLAGPDYAQDQDTYSSEEEEAEQESASPFKNMLWDIISNYPIQIMNKAPNRSQARESWCHLAATSLLE, encoded by the exons ATGTCTTCGCGCTATTCATCTCCAAACTATACCGAGGACGAGGCAACCTTTGAAACTGATAAAAGGGAGCAGATCGACAAGAACTTACCCGAGATCAAGCTGGTGACGCTTAGGGAGTGGCTGGCCATTTGGCTTCGCTTGGACCGTGAGTCAACGCCTGAGCTCCGAGATGCGTTTGGCTTGTGTAGCCATTTCTATGATCCAGAGTCAAGGAGGCTGCGACGCGCTCAAATTACCTTCAACGATTGCCGCCCGCTGAATAACCAAACTGTCCATCAACTTGCGGATGTTGACTCAATGATTGGCGTTGTTCCAAGAATCATGCCTTTGATTCCTGTACCCACTCTCAAGACTGTCAAGTATTACATGATGAGAAGCAAATCGTATACTCTTACCTCTGACCTCCATATTGGGCCAGTCAAAGTATTGATGGATGACCGTACTTTA GACATGCATATACACAAAGTGCCCAACATTCGattcttggatttgggagATAATGGAATGTTCCGCTTGCACTTCCCGCTTTTGGGATCAACCGGTAACAACATGTACCTGGGTGACTCCCAAATGGCTCAGCTCTACGACTTGGCGTTTCATCCAGCAGCTCTTCAAACCCTCCCGGAGGATTTAGTACGAGAATGGCCTGGCACCTATGAGGACGAGAAGTTCAGAAGTCAAAGCCACAAGTCCAAGCGAAAAGAGTATCAAAACCAGCAAGGCGAGAGTCAAGACATGCGTGGAGGCGTGGCGCAGCAAACTGGTCGAGACATTCATGTCGAGTATATTCAGGATTGGTTGGATTGCGCCAGAGCCATGATCCAGGAGACTGAGAAGCTGCGCTGGGCCAGGTACTTTTTCTTGTCCTACAAGCTCAGAGGAGTGAAGAATCGGGAGTGCAGCGTTCATCCCCCTCCAGAGGTCCCCCCCGTGACTGTGCTTAATGAGCCTACGGGTGATGATGAAG ATGTTGAAATTGAGGTTGATCAAGAAAGCCCAAGGGTGAAAGCTGTCGAAGGTATACTCAGCCATTTCAATACCACTCTATTTGAGCCTGGTATGTGGTTCATCGACATTGCCACCCGGATCACCATCTCGCCAAATCCGGACGATCCATCGGAGTGTACCTTTGCGGATGCGGATATGCACTCCCTTCTATTTCAACACTATACCGGCTTAGCATTTGAAAGCTGTGAAGAGCTCGTTAGCGGTCAAGGAAATCATTACCAGAAGGACGAAGTTGCCCACTTGAACGCTCTTGCCGGCGGTCGCTTGACCATCCCCCGTAGGCTAGCAGGAGACACCGGTATCACTTATGCGCAAATCTACACCACCGACAAAAGCAATACCTACAACATTGCGCTAGCTCAGAACGCACAGCGAACCAGCGCCATCCGAATGCTTGAGTCATGGGATCAAGAGCTCAGCACGCATATCAACGGGTTGATGTCTAGCTTTGAGAACTCGGCTTGCAACCATGGTGTAGCCTTACGTATTGAGACTCGTGTAGAGTATGAGAGCTATCCCACCTGTCATTTGAGAATACCGGATGAGCTGCTCCGGAGGTGTGTCTATGTTTTAGACCGTGATGTGTTCTG GCACTGGAAACGTTGCCGGCTTGCGTCCATGAAAAGCGTTATGTGCCAATGGATGGACGCTCGGCGTACGTTTACCCTCAACCGGCTTGCCGTGGCTGGGACATTGCTCATCATCATGGAATACATGATGAATGCACTGGTGAACCGTCCAGCCTCTGGGGGGACTTGGGACCAGGTTCATGATGCAGCCTGCGTTAAAGAAATGAGGGGGAACGAATTGGTTCCCACGCGCAAGCTGGGCGCCCTGTTTCTCCCCAAGATTCATTTTGAGAAAAACAAACAGCCGCGTGTTTCTAGGCAGCGAGTCCTCGACCAGGCAACCATTCTCTACTTACTTGGGCCTCAAGGTCAATTGTTGAGCAGTATCATGGCTTTCAACAAGATTGTGGGAGTGAATCTCCGAAAGCGACCGCGCGATGAAGACCCTCGCCCTTGGGAAAGCGGCGCGCAGAATTCAAGCGCGGCTCCAATATCAAACAAGCAGAGACTAGTTACGATCCGGAGTACCCATGACACAGCGAACCCGCTTGCTGGTCCCGATTATGCTCAAGATCAGGATACGTACtcatcagaagaagaagaagcagagcAAGAGAGCGCTTCACCGTTCAAGAATATGCTTTGGGACATTATCAGCAATTATCCAATCCAGATCATGAACAAGGCTCCTAACCGCTCACAAGCGCGTGAGTCTTGGTGCCACTTGGCAGCGACGAGCTTGCTGGAGTAA
- a CDS encoding SNF2 family amino-terminal protein, which translates to MPLTPVAHSVLYLFEAAAMNESHPLTCPPWTSNVWRELFGLFPLKGSEDYYDAEIDVVGDSDPQLDSSKELGLTMPESSIASITENRRRHLGSMSADYVRKIPIRETIKSTTRGEKGGPDPYGYAAYRNLVLAAINRKGGVMNQVEETLGKIGATPADLWKDDRSLNRERPATKRVLEHQVPIADTHARLEERDVQAALARALFGDAGVSSRGTVVPELIPTIRCFAQRKYENLARSLKRKVTTSCARMQKVDSKLEDAQRLRSPKALRDATRALTDWRKIAIGTKEVDELHFLSRERTLKQLWSSLGFGSLEDDLTASKSKSKSTQDGPSEEEMQAAYAYYVEEYCYGVGCLDESELPIPTVGVSGLHSLVDGCKDIGVSHLKSLSTEALWAQLGLPGVDQFPFAEPGTGESAKDMAPLAKTRARVGDCAQPTLLCDNVGLGKTVQIIGVISMIQHYYKQQELPAKERLATPMFIQEQSSPYFAGQKTIPNLPSIVITPRTLGNQWMEQWKKFTQLGSFVPVRYSVESGTLESFCSDPTGPYRAAAGRDLEHAGRVVIIADLSAIAKEAKRCLQLPPAFKGKDAREYEAKGETPAFKAGISNAGSLFGMRFRVAAVDEIHNLRNSSHTQRGVQLITQSSSLVIGATATPLFTSLKCLLALGRNLRYQPLLGEQGVQVWNKMQEMLSTGNESWRLTSTAVIQATVERELQAALLLGKIPLYDPRAAKIKEELESKYQAEDQRSILHMIHVSKQPLNMLRLLLLPIMIRCTNESLDYLGRRILDLPFVQKFIAWAPMNEEEKEMQRVINQEHTQQKSKKTKLAQKAKAAKRQKRKQAQDNVGDNEDEDVDENAWNGSQAQGEVERSDCKNVRWHNFLIEQKFAGMLAKLGALRLEEQAQELDRGTLTNKVTDDWTVENLPQKMSTRMQCVMGLIEWFWIGNPKPVALLEDGTLDKARLVQEPLPSKKPRKFLIYVEFQQHQALIAKMLTLKEKDYVTYNGSMATTKRQRSVEKFANDPSCRIMIISNVGSAGLNLVEASVVIIVSSVWSGLELDQIMGCVDRPGQLRDVAVYNIMAPEGIDLALNVYADSKAQLSNHFLSSQRTLQTVYLEIAQPHSNDHDELDLEEIPAVPSTKGTKPSTSKAGPRKRKSQNEQYSQDANAVQKLALAKALGSQVSGAPSSNLVPTTQSMQPLPTLSTGSTEQTDELLISQGVPTTTPNAIGGRTMVASSQQKTKFHAKKARLGHSSSDPSWVAAATTQPSQPLSATGPILVPAKKRTAPSMDPPSSMPTRTDPAASGSSSRQAPIVPRPSGSAQPRAATATLEQLLQLQPGSSSTAPTTSGHSVVTGGGSSQRKVFRLKASKLSASNHSVDAKK; encoded by the exons ATGCCTTTGACTCCCGTTGCCCACTCTGTTCTCTACCTGTTCGAAGCTGCTGCTATGAACGAGTCACACCCGTTAACCTGCCCTCCCTGGACAAGCAACGTGTGGAGGGAGCTTTTTGGGCTGTTTCCTCTAAAGGGTAGTGAGGACTATTACGATGCTGAGATTGATGTAGTTGGCGACAGTGACCCGCAGTTGGATTCAAGCAAGGAACTGGGCCTCACCATGCCCGAGTCTTCAATTGCCTCAATCACCGAAAATCGCCGAAGGCACTTGGGCTCCATGAGC GCGGATTATGTGAGGAAGATACCAATCCGCGAGACAATCAAGTCCACTACTCGAGGCGAGAAAGGTGGCCCGGACCCTTATGGGTATGCTGCGTATCGCAACCTGgtattggctgcaatcaACAGGAAGGGCGGCGTCATGAATCAAGTGGAGGAGACTTTGGGAAAGATTGGGGCTACTCCTGCCGATCTCTGGAAGGATGACAGAAGCTTAAACAGG GAACGTCCAGCTACCAAACGTGTGCTTGAGCATCAGGTGCCTATAGCTGACACCCATGCAAGGCTAGAAGAACGAGATGTGCAAGCAGCTTTGGCTCGAGCCCTATTTGGCGATGCAGGGGTCAGCAGTCGTGGGACTGTTGTCCCAGAGCTGATCCCTACAATTCGTTGCTTTGCACAGCGCAAGTATGAGAACCTTGCGCGGAGCTTAAAGCGTAAGGTAACCACATCATGTGCTAGAATGCAAAAGGTCGACAGCAAACTGGAAG ATGCTCAAAGGCTCAGATCCCCCAAGGCATTGCGTGACGCAACAAGGGCTTTGACTGATTGGCGGAAGATAGCAATAGGGACAAAGGAGGTTGATGAGCTTCACTTCCTGTCCAGGGAACGTACGCTGAAGCAGTTATGGTCGagtcttgggtttggaagtCTTGAGGATGATCTGA CGGCGTCAAAATCTAAAAGCAAGTCAACTCAAGATGGTCCAAGCGAAGAAGAAATGCAGGCTGCCTATGCTTACTATGTTGAGGAGTACTGCTATGGAGTTGGCTGTCTTGACGAGTCCGAGCTTCCTATCCCTACAGTTGGTGTCTCTGGTCTCCACAGTTTGGTGGATGGGTGCAAGGATATTGGGGTATCGCATCTCAAGTCCTTGTCCACGGAGGCTTTGTGGGCCCAGCTAGGACTGCCAGGTGTGGATCAGTTCCCGTTTGCAGAGCCTGGCACTGGTGAAAGCGCCAAAGACATGGCTCCACTGGCCAAAACTCGTGCG AGAGTGGGCGATTGCGCCCAACCAACTTTACTGTGCGACAATGTTGGACTTGGAAAGACGGTGCAAATCATTGGGGTCATTAGCATGATCCAACATTACTATAAGCAACAGGAACTGCCAGCCAAAGAGCGTCTTGCAACACCCATGTTTATCCAAG AGCAAAGCTCGCCATACTTTGCAGGCCAAAAGACCATACCAAATTTGCCATCAATTGTCATTACTCCGCGGACACTTGGCAATCAATGGATGGAGCAATGGAAGAAGTTTACCCAGCTTGGTAGTTTTGTTCCTGTCCGGTACTCAGTTGAGAGCGGCACCCTTGAGAGCTTCTGCAGTGACCCAACAGGTCCATACCGCGCTGCAGCTGGACGAGACTTGGAGCATGCAGGGCGAGTGGTTATCATTGCAGACCTATCG GCTATTGCAAAGGAAGCAAAACGGTGCTTACAGCTCCCTCCTGCATTCAAGGGTAAAGATGCAAGGGAGTACGAAGCTAAGGGCGAGACACCTGCTTTCAAGGCAGGGATCAGCAATGCAGGCTCACTCTTTGGAATGCGCTTTCGGGTGGCAGCTGTGGACGAGATACACAATCTCCGAAACAGCAGTCACACTCAACGAGGGGTTCAGCTCATTACTCAGTCCTCGTCCTTGGTGATTGGAGCAACCGCCACACCATTGTTTACATCGCTCAAA TGCCTGCTTGCTCTTGGACGGAACCTGCGCTaccagccattgcttggtgaGCAAGGAGTTCAGGTCTGGAACAAGATGCAGGAAATGCTGTCAACTGGTAATGAAAGTTGGAGGCTTACAAGCACAGCGGTAATTCAAGCCACAGTAGAAAGGGAGCTTCAAGCGGCACTTTTACTTGGCAAAATTCCCTTGTACGACCCCCGCGCTGCtaagatcaaggaagaactggaaagcAAGTACCAGGCTGAGGACCAGCGGAGCATCCTCCATATGATTCATGTCTCAAAGCAGCCACTAAACATGTTGCGcttgcttcttctccccatCATGATTCGTTGCACAAATGAGTCCTTAGACTATTTGGGCAGACGAATCTTGGATCTCCCGTTTGTACAGAAGTTCATTGCTTGGGCACCCATgaatgaagaagagaaggaaaTGCAACGGGTCATCAATCAAGAGCACACACAGCAGAAGAGCAAAAA AACAAAACTGGCGCAAAAGGCTAAGGCTGCCaagagacaaaaaagaaagcaaGCGCAGGACAATGTGGGTGAcaatgaggatgaggatgtagATGAGAATGCATGGAATGGGTCTCAGGCACAGGGGGAGGTGGAACGGAGCGATTGCAAGAATGTCAGGTGGCAT AACTTCCTGATAGAACAGAAGTTTGCTGGCATGCTGGCTAAGCTGGGAGCGCTACGGCTGGAAGAGCAGGCTCAGGAGCTTGATCGTGGTACCTTGACAAACAAAGTCACCGATGACTGGACAGTGGAGAATCTGCCCCAGAAGATGTCCACAAGGATGCAATGTGTCATGGGATTGATTGAGTGGTTCTGGATTGGCAACCCCAAGCCCGTTGCATTGCTTGAGGATGGTACGCTAGATAAAGCAAGGCTTGTGCAAGAACCTTTGCCCAGCAAGAAGCCGCGGAAGTTTCTCATATACGTGGAATTTCAGCAGCACCAAGCACTCATTGCAAAG ATGCTCACTCTCAAAGAAAAAGACTATGTGACGTACAACGGCTCTATGGCTACCACCAAGCGTCAACGGTCTGTTGAGAAGTTTGCCAACGACCCATCATGCCGAATCATGATCATCAGCAATGTAGGCTCAGCTGGTCTCAACTTGGTGGAAGCCTCAGTTGTGATCATCGTA AGCAGTGTTTGGTCTGGGCTTGAGCTTGACCAAATCATGGGTTGCGTTGATCGCCCTGGGCAGCTGCGAGATGTAGCTGTATACAACATCATGGCGCCAGAGGGAATTGATCTGGCCCTGAATGTTTACGCAGATAGTAAGGCACAGCTCTCTAACCATTTCCTGAGCTCGCAAAGAACCTTGCAAACTGTGTACTTGGAAATTGCTCAGCCACACTCCAATGATCACGATGAGCTTGACTTGGAGGAGATCCCTGCAGTCCCTTCAACAAAGGGTACAAAACCATCCACTTCCAAAGCTGGGCCACGCAAGAGAAAAAGCCAAAATGAACAATACTCTCAAGATGCAAATGCTGTTCAAAAGCTAGCCCTAGCCAAGGCACTGGGATCGCAGGTTTCTGGTGCTCCCTCAAGCAATT tagtccctacaacacaGAGCATGCAACCTCTTCCAACGTTATCAACAGGAAGCACAGAACAGACTGATGAGTTGTTGA TATCCCAGGGTGTACCTACCACTACACCAAATGCCATTGGTGGCCGGACAATGGTGGCCAGTAGTCAACAAAAGACTAAGTTCCATGCAAAAAAGGCAAGACTTGGtcactcttcttctgacCCGTCATGGGTGGCTGCGGCAACAACACAGCCAAGTCAGCCTTTATCTGCAACAG GGCCAATATTGGTGCCAGCCAAGAAGCGCACAGCACCGTCCATGGATCCACCAAGCAGCATGCCAACACGTACAGATCCAGCTGCCAGTGGTAGCTCTTCAAGACAAGCACCAATTGTTCCCAGGCCATCTGGAAGTGCGCAGCCAAGAGCAGCTACTGCTACACTGGAGCAGCTGTTGCAATTACAGCCTGGGTCTAGCTCCACAGCACCTACTACATCTGGGCACTCAGTAGTCACAGGAGGTGGAAGCTCACAGAGGAAGGTGTTCCGTCTGAAAGCATCAAAACTCTCAGCTAGTAATCACTCTGTTGACGCAAAAAAGTAA
- a CDS encoding Transposable element Tcb2 transposase, protein MAPHLLPKTRAQIVALCENGASIYKIAHQFLQLHNIRIHPSTISRICKRYCKTRSFYSSNSKAGRPRVLKHADARFAMLQMARTRGSSVAKIQREYFPEVSANTVRRCLRKLGIYAYARRRVPFLNSHHQRGRLAWATDHAAWLERDWRRVIFSDESKFNLFGSDGRRYVWRRQGQEYNPRYTQKMVEHGGGSVMVWGCITRNGPGRLHLIEGRMTARVYTQILEEELLGTLANYHLSKRSVLFQHDNDPKHTAKHTTKWLANKSLSTFPWPSNSPDMNIIEHVWDYLDRQVHLRSPPPQNTKELYTMLKEEWNCIPMDFINQLYDSMPRRLDELIVAKGGNTHY, encoded by the coding sequence ATGGCCCCTCACCTCTTGCCCAAAACTCGAGCCCAAATTGTTGCTCTTTGTGAGAATGGGGCTTCTATTTACAAAATTGCCCATCAATTCCTCCAGCTTCACAATATCCGTATTCACCCCTCAACAATCAGCCGCATCTGCAAGCGTTATTGTAAAACGCGTAGTTTCTACTCAAGTAACTCCAAGGCTGGTCGCCCACGCGTTTTGAAGCATGCAGATGCGCGATTTGCCATGCTTCAGATGGCTCGCACTCGGGGGTCAAGCGTGGCAAAGATCCAACGGGAATATTTCCCAGAAGTTTCCGCCAATACAGTCCGGCGTTGCCTCCGCAAACTTGGTATTTATGCTTATGCTCGCCGTCGTGTCCCCTTCCTCAATTCTCATCACCAACGGGGCCGTTTGGCATGGGCTACAGACCATGCAGCCTGGTTGGAACGTGATTGGCGCCGGGTCATATTCTCTGATGAATCAAAATTCAACCTTTTTGGGTCAGACGGCCGCCGTTATGTTTGGAGACGTCAAGGGCAAGAGTACAACCCCCGTTACACTCAAAAAATGGTCGAACACGGCGGGGGAAGTGTGATGGTATGGGGGTGCATCACCCGGAATGGTCCCGGGCGTCTTCATCTCATTGAGGGCCGCATGACGGCTCGCGTATACACCCAGATACTTGAAGAGGAACTTCTTGGGACCCTTGCCAACTACCACCTCTCAAAACGCAGTGTTCTCTTTCAACATGACAACGATCCCAAGCACACTGCCAAACACACAACCAAATGGCTTGCCAACAAATCACTTTCAACCTTTCCCTGGCCCTCCAATAGCCCCGATATGAACATAATTGAACATGTCTGGGACTATTTGGATCGTCAGGTGCACTTACGCAGCCCACCCCCTCAAAATACAAAGGAGTTGTACACTATGCTCAAGGAGGAGTGGAATTGCATCCCCATGGATTTCATTAATCAATTGTATGATTCTATGCCTCGTAGGTTAGATGAGCTTATTGTTGCAAAAGGTGGAAACACACATTATTAA